The Candidatus Poribacteria bacterium genome includes the window AGACCTACACAACTGGCAGAACGGATTTGATCGGGAAGTGTTACTCGGTCATGAGAATGTCGGTGTCATTGATGCAGTAGGTGAAGGTGTAAAGACAGACTACGTGGGCAATCCGATTCGTGAAGGGGATCGTGTCATCCTTGCACCGGGGACAAGCTATGGTGCCTACGGTTTCCAATGGAATCCGGATGACGCACCTCACTTTCGTGGTGGATTCGCCGATTACATTTACCTCTCTTATCCGAACACCTGTTTCATCAAGACCAGTGCCTCTCCGGAAGCTGCCGTGATGACAGAACCGTTCACGGTTGGTGTACATGCGGTGATGCGCGGTCAGGTGCATTCAGGGTGCCGGGGCAATCGGGTTAGTGACGTTGATCTGTGCGAAGATCAGCGGTGCAGCGAAGCTAATTGTCGTCGGTGGACCCGCGAGACGTTTGGAACTTGCTA containing:
- a CDS encoding alcohol dehydrogenase catalytic domain-containing protein yields the protein MARTGRAVVAHGQDFDVREYPVPDPAPNTVLLRQELAGICGTDLHNWQNGFDREVLLGHENVGVIDAVGEGVKTDYVGNPIREGDRVILAPGTSYGAYGFQWNPDDAPHFRGGFADYIYLSYPNTCFIKTSASPEAAVMTEPFTVGVHAVMRGQVHSGCRGNRVSDVDLCEDQRCSEANCRRWTRETFGTC